A window of Hevea brasiliensis isolate MT/VB/25A 57/8 chromosome 14, ASM3005281v1, whole genome shotgun sequence contains these coding sequences:
- the LOC131169074 gene encoding disease resistance protein RPV1-like isoform X2, translating to MASTSSTPPDQWKTWDAFISFRGKDIRQGFLSHLFKALSGKQINAFLDENLEKGEEISSSLLETIEDSYVSVVFFSENYADSPWCLDELLKIFQCMKTSGQIVLPVFYRVDPTDVQELRGNFGGAFSKLKKEVKILERWRHALIETSNLAGWDSRNFRSESELVEEIVNVVLEKLNHIFKCDYKNDDLVGIESRVRRMESLLFSGPINDRRVVGIWGMGGIGKTTLAEEVFHRIKEKFDGHYFVANVREEIMKQTPNALRDKIFCQLLGEKDGYIDTPRLGAFTIRRLQSKKVIIVFDDVVNPNHLKLLGGVCDLYSKGSRIIITSRDRQTLKNVCLEEHIYEVKELIDHEALRLFSLYAFKQDYPKEEYKKLSEMAIRYAKGNPLALRVLGSNMYDKGIEEWESELKKLKEIPDFQIQKVLRVSYDELDRHDKNVFLDIAFFFKGEPKGRVERILDACGFFATSALSRLIDKSLITISSSNDVGMHDLLQQMGFEIVYEESKQPGARSRLLNYKDICRVLTKETGTENVEGLSLNMYEVNDNLALSSTAFQKMYNLRILKFFNVSNSSQGQLQLPGGLEFLPEELRYLYWDRYPLNYLPLKCCTKYLVELHMPRSNLTDLWNGDEALGNLKFLDLSNSLELTRVPDLSSVPNLEVLRLSECRSLIEIPSSIGELKCLKELNLMGCSKLLSIPQSICNLKSLTLLSMSDCLNVTELPENIGDLQYLETLHILDSGIKALPSSINQLENLVSLKCKGCKGLTLPPLTDSNVYQSFHHA from the exons ATGGCTTCTACTTCTTCTACTCCTCCCGATCAGTGGAAGACATGGGATGCTTTCATTAGTTTTAGAGGCAAAGATATCCGTCAGGGTTTTCTCTCCCATCTCTTTAAAGCTTTGTCGGGAAAACAAATCAATGCCTTCTTGGATGAAAACCTTGAAAAAGGAGAAGAGATCTCAAGTTCTCTACTGGAAACAATTGAAGATTCATACGTTTCAGTAGTGTTTTTCTCTGAAAATTATGCAGATTCCCCATGGTGCTTGGATGAGCTTTTGAAGATATTTCAATGCATGAAAACATCTGGACAAATAGTCCTTCCAGTATTTTATCGTGTAGATCCAACTGATGTTCAAGAGCTGAGAGGGAATTTTGGAGGGGCATTTAGTAAGCttaaaaaagaagtaaaaatttTGGAACGATGGCGCCATGCCTTGATAGAAACAAGCAACTTAGCAGGATGGGACTCACGCAATTTCAG GTCCGAGTCTGAACTAGTTGAGGAAATAGTAAATGTTGTTTTGGAGAAATTAAATCACATCTTTAAATGTGATTATAAGAATGATGATTTAGTTGGAATTGAATCGCGTGTGAGGAGAATGGAATCATTATTATTTTCTGGACCAATCAATGATAGACGAGTTGTAGGAATTTGGGGGATGGGAGGTATTGGAAAGACAACTCTTGCTGAAGAAGTATTTCAtcgaatcaaggaaaaatttgatGGTCACTACTTTGTTGCCAATGTTAGGGAAGAAATAATGAAGCAAACACCAAATGCTTTACGGGACAAAATCTTTTGTCAATTGTTAGGAGAGAAAGATGGATATATAGACACTCCTCGTTTAGGGGCTTTCACTATTAGAAGACTTCAAAGTAAAAAAGTAATCATTGTCTTTGATGATGTGGTTAATCCAAACCATTTAAAGCTTTTAGGTGGAGTATGTGATTTGTACAGTAAGGGAAGTAGAATAATTATAACCAGTAGAGATAGGCAAACACTTAAAAATGTTTGTCTTGAGGAGCATATATACGAGGTTAAAGAATTAATTGATCATGAAGCTCTCCGTCTCTTCAGCTTATATGCCTTTAAACAAGATTATCCCAAAGAAGAATACAAGAAGCTATCAGAGATGGCAATAAGATATGCTAAAGGCAATCCGTTGGCTCTTAGAGTTTTAGGCTCTAATATGTATGATAAGGGCATAGAAGAATGGGAAAGTGAGTTGAAAAAACTGAAAGAAATTcctgattttcaaattcaaaaaGTTTTGAGAGTAAGTTATGATGAACTAGATCGTCATGACAAAAATGTATTCCTTGATATTGCATTTTTCTTTAAGGGGGAGCCTAAAGGTCGTGTTGAGAGAATACTAGATGCTTGTGGTTTCTTTGCAACAAGTGCACTAAGTCGTCTAATTGATAAATCTCTCATAACTATTTCATCATCCAATGATGTTGGTATGCATGACTTGTTGCAACAAATGGGCTTCGAAATTGTTTATGAGGAATCCAAACAACCTGGAGCACGCAGCAGGTTATTGAATTACAAGGATATCTGTCGTGTATTGACAAAAGAAACG GGAACTGAAAATGTTGAAGGCTTATCACTTAACATGTATGAGGTGAATGATAATTTGGCGCTAAGTTCCACAGCCTTCCAGAAGATGTACAATCTTAGAATCCTCAAATTCTTCAATGTTTCTAATTCCAGTCAAGGACAATTGCAGCTTCCTGGAGGCCTTGAATTTCTACCAGAAGAGCTAAGATATCTTTACTGGGATAGATACCCTTTGAATTATTTGCCATTGAAGTGTTGCACAAAATATCTTGTAGAACTCCACATGCCCAGGAGCAACCTCACAGATCTTTGGAATGGAGATGAG GCTcttggaaatttgaaatttttagacCTCAGTAACTCTTTGGAGCTGACCAGAGTTCCAGACTTGTCTAGCGTCCCAAATCTTGAGGTTTTACGTTTGAGCGAATGTAGAAGCTTGATTGAGATTCCTAGCAGCATTGGCGAGTTAAAATGTCTGAAAGAACTTAATCTAATGGGATGCTCAAAACTACTTAGTATTCCCCAAAGCATCTGCAATCTGAAATCTCTTACACTCCTTAGTATGTCAGATTGTTTGAATGTCACTGAATTGCCAGAGAACATAGGGGATTTACAATATCTAGAGACCCTTCATATACTTGACAGTGGAATAAAAGCGTTGCCATCATCCATCAATCAATTGGAAAATTTGGTTTCCTTAAAGTGTAAAGGCTGCAAAGGTTTGACATTGCCTCCGTTGACAG ACTCAAATGTTTACCAGAGCTTCCATCATGCTTAG
- the LOC131169074 gene encoding disease resistance protein RPV1-like isoform X1: protein MASTSSTPPDQWKTWDAFISFRGKDIRQGFLSHLFKALSGKQINAFLDENLEKGEEISSSLLETIEDSYVSVVFFSENYADSPWCLDELLKIFQCMKTSGQIVLPVFYRVDPTDVQELRGNFGGAFSKLKKEVKILERWRHALIETSNLAGWDSRNFRSESELVEEIVNVVLEKLNHIFKCDYKNDDLVGIESRVRRMESLLFSGPINDRRVVGIWGMGGIGKTTLAEEVFHRIKEKFDGHYFVANVREEIMKQTPNALRDKIFCQLLGEKDGYIDTPRLGAFTIRRLQSKKVIIVFDDVVNPNHLKLLGGVCDLYSKGSRIIITSRDRQTLKNVCLEEHIYEVKELIDHEALRLFSLYAFKQDYPKEEYKKLSEMAIRYAKGNPLALRVLGSNMYDKGIEEWESELKKLKEIPDFQIQKVLRVSYDELDRHDKNVFLDIAFFFKGEPKGRVERILDACGFFATSALSRLIDKSLITISSSNDVGMHDLLQQMGFEIVYEESKQPGARSRLLNYKDICRVLTKETGTENVEGLSLNMYEVNDNLALSSTAFQKMYNLRILKFFNVSNSSQGQLQLPGGLEFLPEELRYLYWDRYPLNYLPLKCCTKYLVELHMPRSNLTDLWNGDEALGNLKFLDLSNSLELTRVPDLSSVPNLEVLRLSECRSLIEIPSSIGELKCLKELNLMGCSKLLSIPQSICNLKSLTLLSMSDCLNVTELPENIGDLQYLETLHILDSGIKALPSSINQLENLVSLKCKGCKGLTLPPLTGLSSLQEMELMYCGILEIPESLGFLVSLRSLFLIENNFESIPVSIKQLSKLKIFYLLGCKRLKCLPELPSCLEQLLVRCCTSLESASTSFLFPEQEDEDRIENILEFTDCINLDKEKVMENVLETHLLKHKIVRLCITGDEVPRRMRYKNQSGSSLSFTLDKPNLIGVSLCLVFDPKNHYGYHVRFICGAQFIDKSRHKIKIAKFSFRYAWMTNLLESEHVYLWNELFDMEDSFVEASFHFFIEHFSLKPQHNFEAIIKCGVLPIFRDDCLHRDKKRSRNQEDEEDEPYSLQRLKQGQKPCNSTTTTTESY from the exons ATGGCTTCTACTTCTTCTACTCCTCCCGATCAGTGGAAGACATGGGATGCTTTCATTAGTTTTAGAGGCAAAGATATCCGTCAGGGTTTTCTCTCCCATCTCTTTAAAGCTTTGTCGGGAAAACAAATCAATGCCTTCTTGGATGAAAACCTTGAAAAAGGAGAAGAGATCTCAAGTTCTCTACTGGAAACAATTGAAGATTCATACGTTTCAGTAGTGTTTTTCTCTGAAAATTATGCAGATTCCCCATGGTGCTTGGATGAGCTTTTGAAGATATTTCAATGCATGAAAACATCTGGACAAATAGTCCTTCCAGTATTTTATCGTGTAGATCCAACTGATGTTCAAGAGCTGAGAGGGAATTTTGGAGGGGCATTTAGTAAGCttaaaaaagaagtaaaaatttTGGAACGATGGCGCCATGCCTTGATAGAAACAAGCAACTTAGCAGGATGGGACTCACGCAATTTCAG GTCCGAGTCTGAACTAGTTGAGGAAATAGTAAATGTTGTTTTGGAGAAATTAAATCACATCTTTAAATGTGATTATAAGAATGATGATTTAGTTGGAATTGAATCGCGTGTGAGGAGAATGGAATCATTATTATTTTCTGGACCAATCAATGATAGACGAGTTGTAGGAATTTGGGGGATGGGAGGTATTGGAAAGACAACTCTTGCTGAAGAAGTATTTCAtcgaatcaaggaaaaatttgatGGTCACTACTTTGTTGCCAATGTTAGGGAAGAAATAATGAAGCAAACACCAAATGCTTTACGGGACAAAATCTTTTGTCAATTGTTAGGAGAGAAAGATGGATATATAGACACTCCTCGTTTAGGGGCTTTCACTATTAGAAGACTTCAAAGTAAAAAAGTAATCATTGTCTTTGATGATGTGGTTAATCCAAACCATTTAAAGCTTTTAGGTGGAGTATGTGATTTGTACAGTAAGGGAAGTAGAATAATTATAACCAGTAGAGATAGGCAAACACTTAAAAATGTTTGTCTTGAGGAGCATATATACGAGGTTAAAGAATTAATTGATCATGAAGCTCTCCGTCTCTTCAGCTTATATGCCTTTAAACAAGATTATCCCAAAGAAGAATACAAGAAGCTATCAGAGATGGCAATAAGATATGCTAAAGGCAATCCGTTGGCTCTTAGAGTTTTAGGCTCTAATATGTATGATAAGGGCATAGAAGAATGGGAAAGTGAGTTGAAAAAACTGAAAGAAATTcctgattttcaaattcaaaaaGTTTTGAGAGTAAGTTATGATGAACTAGATCGTCATGACAAAAATGTATTCCTTGATATTGCATTTTTCTTTAAGGGGGAGCCTAAAGGTCGTGTTGAGAGAATACTAGATGCTTGTGGTTTCTTTGCAACAAGTGCACTAAGTCGTCTAATTGATAAATCTCTCATAACTATTTCATCATCCAATGATGTTGGTATGCATGACTTGTTGCAACAAATGGGCTTCGAAATTGTTTATGAGGAATCCAAACAACCTGGAGCACGCAGCAGGTTATTGAATTACAAGGATATCTGTCGTGTATTGACAAAAGAAACG GGAACTGAAAATGTTGAAGGCTTATCACTTAACATGTATGAGGTGAATGATAATTTGGCGCTAAGTTCCACAGCCTTCCAGAAGATGTACAATCTTAGAATCCTCAAATTCTTCAATGTTTCTAATTCCAGTCAAGGACAATTGCAGCTTCCTGGAGGCCTTGAATTTCTACCAGAAGAGCTAAGATATCTTTACTGGGATAGATACCCTTTGAATTATTTGCCATTGAAGTGTTGCACAAAATATCTTGTAGAACTCCACATGCCCAGGAGCAACCTCACAGATCTTTGGAATGGAGATGAG GCTcttggaaatttgaaatttttagacCTCAGTAACTCTTTGGAGCTGACCAGAGTTCCAGACTTGTCTAGCGTCCCAAATCTTGAGGTTTTACGTTTGAGCGAATGTAGAAGCTTGATTGAGATTCCTAGCAGCATTGGCGAGTTAAAATGTCTGAAAGAACTTAATCTAATGGGATGCTCAAAACTACTTAGTATTCCCCAAAGCATCTGCAATCTGAAATCTCTTACACTCCTTAGTATGTCAGATTGTTTGAATGTCACTGAATTGCCAGAGAACATAGGGGATTTACAATATCTAGAGACCCTTCATATACTTGACAGTGGAATAAAAGCGTTGCCATCATCCATCAATCAATTGGAAAATTTGGTTTCCTTAAAGTGTAAAGGCTGCAAAGGTTTGACATTGCCTCCGTTGACAGGTTTGTCGAGTTTACAGGAAATGGAATTAATGTACTGTGGCATATTAGAAATTCCCGAGAGTCTTGGGTTTTTAGTGTCATTGAGatccttatttttaattgaaaataattttgAGAGCATACCGGTAAGCATTAAACAACTATCTAAGTTGAAAATTTTTTACTTGCTTGGTTGCAAGAGACTCAAATGTTTACCAGAGCTTCCATCATGCTTAGAACAGTTGCTTGTACGGTGTTGCACATCTTTGGAATCTGCATCAACTTCATTCCTTTTCCCAGAACAGGAAGACGAAGATAGAATCGAAAATATTCTTGAGTTTACTGATTGCATCAATTTGGATAAGGAGAAAGTAATGGAGAATGTATTGGAAACGCATCTGTTGAAACACAAG ATTGTTCGTTTGTGTATTACGGGGGATGAAGTGCCTCGAAGGATGAGATATAAGAACCAGAGTGGATCTTCTCTTTCATTCACACTAGATAAGCCAAACTTGATTGGTGTTTCTTTATGCCTTGTTTTTGATCCCAAAAATCATTATGGTTATCATGTTAGGTTTATTTGCGGAGCCCAATTCATTGATAAATCTAGACACAAAATAAAAATTGCCAAGTTCAGTTTTCGTTATGCTTGGATGACTAATCTGTTAGAATCAGAACATGTGTACCTTTGGAATGAACTGTTCGACATGGAAGACAGTTTTGTTGAGGCCTCATTTCACTTCTTCATTGAACATTTTTCACTCAAGCCACAACATAATTTCGAGGCTATAATTAAGTGTGGGGTACTTCCTATATTTCGAGACGATTGCCTTCACAGAGATAAAAAGAGAAGCAGAAATCAAGAAGATGAGGAAGACGAACCTTATTCtcttcaaagattgaaacaaggcCAAAAACCTTGCAACAG CACTACCACCACAACAGAGTCTTATTAA
- the LOC131172668 gene encoding uncharacterized protein LOC131172668 produces MIEKVKQVIFYHEGKQADGLSPFYYAVHRILVDRWAKSNTPLHCLAHSLNPRFYSEKWLQEGEGRVPSHMDGEVSTERIKCFRRIFSNEDERIRANDEFANFSLKSGPFADPDSIGSMYVTDPRKWWACFGSNAPLLQRLAFKVLGQPTSSSCYERNWSIYSFIHSCRRNKLTPKRAENLVFIHNNLRLLSRNSSQYYDEKTKLWDVGCDQFGSMEDVRVLEFANISLDEPELESVLFDENATTSMEKENEKDSEVEEML; encoded by the exons ATGATTGAAAAGGTGAAGCAAGTTATTTTTTATCATGAAGGAAAGCAAGCAGATGGGCTTTCTCCTTTTTATTATGCGGTTCATCGAATTCTTGTTGATCGTTGGGCAAAGAGCAACACTCCCCTtcattgtttagcccattcattaaatccaag atTTTATAGTGAAAAATGGCTTCAAGAGGGAGAAGGTAGAGTGCCTTCTCATATGGATGGAGAAGTATCAACTGAGAGAATTAAATGCTTTAGGAGGATTTTTTCTAATGAAGATGAGCGAATTAGAGCAAATgatgaatttgcaaatttttctttgaaaagtgGACCTTTTGCTGATCCTGATTCTATTGGAAGTATGTATGTTACAGATCCTAGGAAATGGTGGGCATGTTTTGGTTCTaatgcacctttacttcaaaggTTGGCTTTTAAAGTGCTTGGACAACCTACTTCCTCCTCTTGTTATGAAAGAAATTGGAGTATTTATTCCTTCATTCATTCATGCAGAAGGAATAAATTAACTCCAAAACGTGCAGAGAACTTGGTTTTTATCCATAATAATCTTCGTCTTCTGTCAAGAAACTCCTCCCAATATTATGATGAGAAGACAAAATTGTGGGATGTTGGTTGTGATCAATTTGGGAGTATGGAAGATGTGAGAGTTCTTGAATTTGCCAACATTTCATTGGATGAACCAGAGTTAGAGTCTGTTTTGTTTGATGAAAATGCAACTACAAGCATGGAGAAGGAGAATGAGAAAGACAGTGAAGTTGAGGAAATGTTATAA